CGGAGTATAAAAGGCTTTCTGGAAATCTTTGGCCACGAAATTTACCTTGTCGTTTTCTATTGTTGCCAGTGTGGTCCTGTGAGCGGGGTCTTTGCCCGAAGCCAGTTCAGAGTTGCCCTTCTGACCTTTGAAATAATCAATTGCTTCATTCGGGTTGTCGAATTTCCGGAATACCGGCTTACCCTGGTCGCCCGGAGAAATAACCAGATACTTCTGTCCTTCTTCCAGCGGATTCTTATTCAGCTTTACGTCGTACTTGTTAAAGAAATAGTAGTCAGACTGGCCTGACTGCTTAAAATGCAAAGTGAAATCTACCTGTTCCCCTTTGCTTCCGGGAAGCTGAGTCCGAAGCTGAAATTCGGAGAGGTTCTTTTCCATGTTCTTTTGCATTTCATCTGCAAGCTTCTTGTCGAAACGGAGCTCCCTGAGTTCGTCCCGAAGGTTTTCAAGATTGTTTTTGTTCATCACATTATCTGTTTTACTGGTGTACTTAGAAAATTCGAGCGGTGGCGGAGGAATTTTTGCTTCCTGCTCACGCTTAATACGGTCAATCATGACATCGATCGGCGTCCAGGAATATTCTTCGGGTGACAATACATAGAACTCGAGAATTTGAGCCACATCCTTCTCCTTACAACATTCCAGTTCCCCCACACATGAAATAGGGCGATCCAAATTGTAAATAACATTGGTGTAGCCTTCTTCCCGTTTACGGACCAGATACTCTATGAGTGTGTCGGCTATATGCGGACTTTCAAGATAATCTTCCATTGCCATCGGTTGTTTTGTAAGTTGATTCCGGTTTTAGCGAAGTTTGTTGTTTCGCAGCAGAACTGGCTGGCCCGCTTTCAGTTTTACCTTTACTTTCCTCAGCTGCTTGCTGAACATGTTTTTTGCAGCATCAATTCCGGCACCGGCCACCTGTGTGGCAATGGATTGATCAATGCCATACATGCCCACACTCCGGATTGCGTCGTCCGCTCCGCTGCTGGCCGCATCTCCAAGCACGGCTTCGGGTGCATTGATCCCAGCCATACCATCTAAACTATATACAGAGAGGTCTACCGGAATGATGGACATACCAAGCCTGATGTTCCGGACGTCGAGCAAAAGACGCTGATTGGTAATCCGGCAAATGCCGAAAATCTCGTGGCCTGCCGGGATAATAACACCTTCAAGATGAATGCTGTCCTGTAACTGCAGCCGGATGGTTGCTCCCTGGACCGCTTTCTGATCAGAAACGATCCTGGCCGGAACGGCACGAAACTGACTGTCCGCCGGAGCTTTCTTCTCTGCATCAGGACGTGCATTTTCAGGGGCCGGGTTTTGGATGGTGATGATCTTATCCAGCATCTCCGAAAGCTGCCGCATCTCCGGGTCTTCCTCTTTTTCCTCCTGTATGCTTTGCATCAACCTTTCCAGTCGGTCTACGTCGCCTTTCATGGACGGGGTTTGTGCCGCCGATGCAACTGTCACCGGATTCTGATCCTTTGACGGGACTACCTTGCGGTTCAGTTCCCTGTCTATCTGTGCCAGCTTTTCGTTTATTTCCTGTTCATTGGGATCTTCGGGTATTTTCCCGGCAATCGCCGGGACGCTAATCTTTTCCGCGTCTTCCATCTGTCCGAACTGCTTTTTCAATCCCGAGGAGTCCCGTTTTGTCAGTTCATACAGGCTAAGCTTATCGAGCGGATCTTCGTTTTTAA
The window above is part of the Arcticibacter tournemirensis genome. Proteins encoded here:
- the traM gene encoding conjugative transposon protein TraM; the protein is MDTRKKNTQKLLLVLPVLVLPFLALAFYALGGGRQSTSDEDRNADSGINTTLPDAQFKNEDPLDKLSLYELTKRDSSGLKKQFGQMEDAEKISVPAIAGKIPEDPNEQEINEKLAQIDRELNRKVVPSKDQNPVTVASAAQTPSMKGDVDRLERLMQSIQEEKEEDPEMRQLSEMLDKIITIQNPAPENARPDAEKKAPADSQFRAVPARIVSDQKAVQGATIRLQLQDSIHLEGVIIPAGHEIFGICRITNQRLLLDVRNIRLGMSIIPVDLSVYSLDGMAGINAPEAVLGDAASSGADDAIRSVGMYGIDQSIATQVAGAGIDAAKNMFSKQLRKVKVKLKAGQPVLLRNNKLR